The Acidimicrobiales bacterium DNA segment CCTTCGTGGAGCTCTATCGGGAGCGCCACGAGCCCATGGTGCGTTTGGCGTACCTGTTGACCGGCGACCGGGCCGCTGCTGAGGAGCTGGTGCAGGACGCCTTCATCGCCGTGCATCGTTCGTGGGGGCGGGTGACGCAACCGTCGGCCTACCTGCGCACGGCGGTGGTGAACGCCTGCCGCTCGTGGGGGCGGCGCCAGGTGCTGGAGCGTGACCGACGGCCGGCGTCGGCCGAGCATGCCTTCCTGGTGGCCGACGAGATGTGGGACCTGTTGCAGACGCTGCCGGAGCGGCAGCGGGCGGCGATCGTGCTGCGGTTCTACGAGGACCTGCCCGATCGGGAGATCGCCGAGATCCTCGGATGCCGGGAGGCGACGGTGCGCACGGCTGTGTTTCGCGGGTTGGCGGCGCTGCGCAAGGAGGTGACGCCATGAGCATCGAGGACGAGGTGCGGTCGATGTTGGTACGTCGGGCGGCCGACGTGTCGGTGGGCGAGGCCGAGTGGCAGCGGCTGGTGTCGCGGCTGGAGGCCGAGACCGGCGTGGCCGGGTCGCGGCGGGTGCGGCCGGTGTGGGTGCTGGCGGCCGCGGCCGTGGTGCTGCTGGTGGTGGGCGCTGCGGTCCTGCTGCCCCGGGAGGACGACTCGGCGGTGCAGGTGGTGACGCCGCCTCAGCCGACGACCACTGTTACGCCCGAGCCGACGACCACGACGACGACGGCCCGGGTGGCACCCGCCGGCGACGAGCCGGTGGTGGCGTTGTACCCGGCGTTGTCGATGCCGGAGTTGGAGGCGCTGGAGGCGGAGGTGGCCAAGGGGGCCCGTGACGACTTGGGCGACCCGCGGGCCGTGGCCGCTGCCTACGTGCGAGAGCGGCTGGGGCCGGACGTGGCGTACTCGGTGGCCGAGTTCCAGCAGGGCGACTCGATGAGCGGCGAGGTGCCGTACCGCACGCCGCCGGAGGGCGACGGCAGCGGGTCGGGCGTGGTGATGGTGCGGAAGCTGCGGTCGCTCTGGTACGTCGTGGGCTCCGCCGCCGACAGCGTGGCCGTGCGCATGGCGTCGTACGACGGGCAGTGGACGGGCGGCGAGGCCGAGGCGCTGGCGGCGGGGCGGCTGCAGGTGTCGGTCGACAGCGGGGTGGCCGGATCGGGCGACGCCTTCGAGGAGATGACGGTGCGACGGGGGCAGCGGGTCGACCTGACGATGGAGTTCGGCAAGCACCGGGCGGTGGTGCTGCGGGTGCGGTTCGTCGGTGCCGACGGGGCGGTGCAGTTCGGGGACTATTTGCTGCCGGCGGCGTAGGGAAGAGAGGCAGGACGCAAACGTTCCTGCCGTACCCCGACTTCGTTGCCTCCGCCCGCGTGCTCGATCCGCGGCGGCTGGGCAAGCAGCGGGTGGAGGCGCTGCAGATCATCCGGGCACTGACGTGGCCGACGTACGGGTGGAAGCACCACCCGGCAGTCGTCATGTGGCAGGGGTGCGAGGAGGCCCTCGGGGCGTACGGGGTGGCCGTGTGCGAGGAGTGGGTGCGTCGTGGGCACGGCGACACGTGCGAGGCGACCATGGCGGCCGACCTGGGGACGGCCGGGGTGCCGGTGCCGCCGCGGCCGCAGGCGGGGTTGGCGGCGGCCGGGGCGCTGCCGGAGTGGCTGGGCGACGAGGCGCTGCACCGCAGCCACCGGTCGGCGCTCCTGCGCAAGGACCCCGAGTGGTACGCCCGGTTCTTCGACGACGTGCCCGACGACCTGCCCTACGTCTGGCCTTCGAAGCGGTAGGGCACGCCTGCTAACGTCTCTGAGCCCACCTGCGCTCGTAGCTCAACGGATAGAGCATCTGACTACGGATCAGAAGGTTGGGGGTTCGAATCCCTCCGAGCGCGCCACATAGATCCCCAACTCCAGGGGAACGTCGGAGTGCCTCGCCGAGCGGCGACACGCGCTGGTCACGGCGTGCAGTGGACCTGTGGAACTGACGAGAAACTGATGGACTGGTGTGACTGCAGACTGTATCAGTTAGCATCCAGTCCGTGGTCACTGTCACCTCTGTGGACTCGGCGCTGGCCAGCATCGCCATGGGCGCCCGAGCAGGTCAGCTCGAAGGCGACGCGCTTGAGTTCAAGCAGCCGGTGCGTGACCCGAAGGAAACGCTGCGTCTCCTGGCCGATGCCGCCGTTTGCTTCGCCAACGCGCGGGGCGGCGACATCGTGCTCGGGGTCGACGACAAAGCAAGCGGCCCCGATGCGTTCGTCGACGTCCCGCGTGATCTCGGCGTCGACATCGTCCGGAAGGGGATCTTCGACCGAACCCGGCCGAGCCTGACGTGCTTCGTCGTGGAGCGCCAAGAGCACGGGCGAAGGCTGATGGTCATCTCTGTACCCCCCGCCGTCGGCACGTGCTCGAACTCCGCGGGCCTCGCCACGAGGAGAATGGGTACCGAGTGTCTGCCGTTCACCCCGGACCAACAGCGAGAGGTGCTGGCATCCCGGGGACTCATCGACTGGACTGCCGAGGCGACGACGGTCCGGTTCGACGAGCTAGCGGCCCTCGAGATCGAGCGTCTTCGCCAGCTACTTCGCCGAGCGGGTCGACAGGATCTGGCATCCCTCGCCACCACGCAGCTGCTGACGGATCTCCGGCTCGTCGCTGGTGAAGATACGGTGAACCGAGCCGGAGCACTGCTGCTCGCCCCTCCCGAACGCCTGGCGATCGAACTACCCGAGTACGGCTACTCATATCAGTACCGAGCGACCTCGGGCGCCGAGGCAAGCTACCGGCTCCGGGGACGTGACCCAATGTTGGCGGCGATTGAACTCCTCATCGATGCCGTTGGACGACGCAGCTATATCGAACCTTTCAACTTGCCCGGAGGGGTGCAGCTGTCGCTGTCGGACTATCCAATCGATGCCGTTCGTGAGTTGATAGTCAACGGGTTGATCCACCGGTCGTACGAAACCCATGGCACGGTCGACATCGAGCACACGGGCGATCAGCTGACGATTTCAAGTCCGGGAGGGTTCGTAGCAGGTGTCTCGCCGGACAACATTCTCACGTACCCGTCGACCCCGAGAAACCGTTTGCTGACGGAAACGGTCGCTCTCCTGCAGCTGGCTGAACGGACGGGCCAAGGAATCGACCGGGCGTACCGCGAGATGTTGCGCAACGGGAAGGAACCGCCCACCTTCCGAACGGAGCAACTACTCGTGCAGGCCACGCTGGCGGGTGGTACGGGCAACAAGTCCTTCGTGCGCTACATCACCGAGCTTCCCGAGGCGCTCGCTCGAGACGTCGAAGTGTTGCTCGCGCTATCTGTCCTGAGGCGGAAACGAACGGTCGATGCTCTGGCGTTGGCTGAAACGATCCAGCGTTCGCCGGCAGAGGCGCAGCGCGTCCTCCAGCGCATGACCGAGGCTCGAATCACGGAACCAACTCGGCGAACTGCACAACATCCGACTCCGACCTATCGCCTTCGCTCAGAGGCCGTAGCGGGGCTGGCCCGCGCACTCGCGTACCGCCGACGTCAGATCGATGCTTCGGACGACAAGGTTCTCGAGCACATTCGCGAGTACGGCTTCATCACCAACAAGACGGTCCAGCGGATGTTCGACATCGACGTGTACAGAGCGCGCAACCTGCTCGCGGACATGCGCGCCCGCCGGCTCATCGCGAAGATTGGCGATGCTCGAGGCGGTCCCGGAGTGCGATACGGCTTTCCCGAGGAAACATGATCGCCGCTACGGCCATCGCCAACGGCCTGCCCCTCTAGACCGTTAACCCGGTGGACTTCGAAGGCATCACAGATCTCGACTTGCGCCGGATCGCCCACCCCGACGAGCGCTCGTAGTCCAGATCGTGCAGTCGAGCCCGTCGGCGAGCCCTGCTGAGCTGCCGACGGTAGCGGCGGTCACTGCTGTCCCGTTGGAGCGTTGACAGAGCGCATGCATTGAAGGCTGACTGTCTGTCATGAAGTCGAAGACGGGCAAGCCCTACTCGAGCCCACTTCGCGCCGAGCAGGCGGCGGCGACGCGGAACCGGATCGTCGACGCAGCCGTGGCGCTCCTGCAAAGCGACGACACCGGGTTCGGAATGCAGGACGTTGCCGAGTGCGCCGGGGTGGCGGTGCGGACCGTCTATCGGGCGTTTCCGACGAAGGACGATCTGCTGGCGGGGGTGCTCGCCGCAATCAAGGAACGGTTCGAGGCGTCTGTCGGTTTGCCGCCCACGACCGCGGAGGAGCTCCATAGCGTGACGGGACCCGCCGTGCGGGCGGTGTACGAGCTGGAGCCGCTGTACCGCGCGCTGTTCGCGACGGCGGCGGGCCGCGAATCGCACCGGCGCTCGGCCGGGGAACGGCGCGCGTTCGTCGAGGCGGCGTTCGCCGACGAGATTGCCGGCTTGAGCGACGAGCAAACCCAACGGTTCACGGCGCTCATCCATCTGGTGACCTCGTCGAGCGGCGTGCTGTTCCTCAAGGACTACGCCGGGCTGGACCGCGACGCGGCAGCGGCGACGGTGTCGTGGGCGGTGGCGGCTCTGATCGCCGCCGTCCGCGATCCCGAGATGCGACACCGACTGGAGCCGAAGGAGGCCGAATGAGGATCGAGTGGAAGGCGCCCGCGGGCGGGTTGTGGGAGCTGGAGAGCACCCACGTCCGGGGCGGCCAGCCCCGAGTGTTCCAGGAGCTGGCACCGACCGCGTTCCGCGACTGCTTCCGGGAGACCGCAGCCCGCTACGGGTTGCCGGTCGACTACGTCGAGGTCCGGTTCGTGAACGACCACTGCTACGCCCGGATGCGTCCGATCGGCGCCCCCGAGCCGAAGCCCGGAAAGCCGAGCAAGGCCCCTCCGGCCTTCGTGCTCAAGGTGTTGGCTCGAGTGCATCCGGAGCTGCGGCGGCGGGCCAGGGCCGCCCGGCGGGCCATCGACGAGCAGCTGTGGAACGTCGATCGGCGGCAATGGGAGCAGCACGGGCGGGCAAGGCTGCTCGACGCCGCTCGCGCCCTGCAGTCCGAGGCAATCGAGGAGCTCGACGATGCGGCACTCGTCGACCATTTGCGCCGGGCCGCCGACCACCTCGAACGGGGTATCGGCACGCACTTCGAGCTGCTCCCGATCCACAACGTCCCCGTCGGGCGCATGCTGCTGGCGTCACGCGGCTGGGGTATCGACCCCGGCGACGTGTTCCCGCTCTTCGCCGGAACCTCACCGGCCTCGACGGCGTCGGCCGAACACCTGGCGACGATCGCGCGAGCCCTCGACCAAGCCGGTGTGGAGCCCCACACGCTCGACGACATCCGCGCCGCCAGCCTCGAAGCCGCCGCCGCGCTCGACGCGTACCTGGCGGACTTCGGCTGGCGGGTTGTCACGCAGTACTCACCCCGGGGGCTCGCCCTCGTCGAGCTTCCCGATGTCCTCCTGCGGGCGATCGCCGTGGCGGCCGAGAGCGCTGACCCGCCGCCCGCAGTGGACGTCAACGTGGTGCGCGACCGAGTCCCCGCCGCCGAACGGGATCGGTTCGACGAGCTGCTCGGCGACGCCCGGGCCTGTTATGGCGTGCGCGACGACAACGTCGCACTCACCTTCATGTGGCCGAGCGGACTCGTCCGGCGCGCCCTTCTCGAAGCCGGCCGACGGCTCGCCGACCGCGGGGTCCTGCGCGAGGACGCCCACGTGTTCGCCCTTGGCCAGGCCGAGATCGCCGCCGCACTCGCGGGTGACACGAGCCTCGGGGACGAAGCCGCCTCTCGCACCGCGCATATCGCCGCCGCCGAGGCGGACGGCGCACCCGCGCAGCTCGGCGCCGACGAAGGACCCCCGCCGGACCCGAACCTCTTCCCGGCGGCGATCGCCGAGCTGCTCGCCGCCATCCTCATGGAGTTCGAGCTCGAGCAGGCGTTCAAGACCGAGCGGGTCGAGACCGCCGGCTGGACCGGCACCGGCGCCGGCGTCGGCACCGCTCCCTACACCGGCCGTGCATGCGTCGCAGCATCCGCAGAGGAGGCCCTCGATCGCCTCCAGCCCGGCGACGTCCTCATTACCGCGCACACCACCCCAGCCTTCGAAGCGATCATGGCCGTCGCCGGCGCCTTGGTCACCGACCACGGCGGCCTCATGAGCCACGCCGCCCTCGTCTGCCGCGAACACGGCATCGCCGCTGTAGTCGGGGTTACCGCCGCCACGTCCCACATCCCCGACGGTGCCACCGTGACCGTCGACCCCACCGTCGGCCACGTCAGCATCGACAGCACCGCTCCGAAGGAGGCGACCGCCGTCCGGCACGCGGCCCGCTGACCCAACCCCGTCCAAGGGCGTGACCCTGGACCGTTCCCGTGCTCGCCCACTTCGGGCTCAAGGGAGGCCTGCCTCGGGCCGAAGGACTAGTCCGAACGGACTATTCCGTCGATCACCCGCCGCCTTATACGAACACGGAGCCGCAGGTTGTCCCCTCGGATCGTCATCGCCCTCGCTGTCGCCTCGCTGGCCCTCTTGGGGCCGGCCGCCCCCGGCGGTGCCATCGCCAACGGAAACCCCGACGGCCAGGAGCACCCGAACGTCGGTGCCCTCGTGGCCGAGTGGCGTTCGCCGGGGGTCAAGGAGGTGCTCTGCTCGGGGACGCTCGTCGCCCCGCGGGTTTTCCTGACCGCGGGCCACTGCACGTCGTACCTGGAGTCGCTCGGGATGAGCCGGGCGTGGGTCACCTTCGACAGCGCCTTCGACTCGTCATCGGTGCTCGTCGGCGGCACCCTGCACACCGACCCCGAGTACCGCCGCAGCCAGGGCGATCCCCACGACCTCGCTGTCGTGGTGCTCGATCGCGAGGTGCGCGGCGTGACGCCCGCCGAGCTGCCGGAGGCAGGAGCGTTCGACGGCGCCGACCTGCGGGGCCGGACGTTCACGGCCGTGGGCTACGGCAAGCACGAGGCGACCAAGGACGGGGCCGGCCGGCCGACCCAGGCCGCCCCGCTGGTGCGGGAGCAGGCAACGGCGTCGCTGACCACCTCGACGGCGACGTGGCTGAAGATGTCGCAGAACGAGGCGCAGGGCTGGGGCGGGACGTGCAAGGGCGACTCGGGCGGCCCGAACTTCCTCGGCAGCTCCAACCTGCTGGCCGCCACCACCGTCACGGGCGACACGTACTGCAAGGCGACCAACGTCGCCTACCGGCTCGACACCCCCTCGGCCCGGCGTTTCCTGGGGCGCTTCGTCGCCCTGCCGTAACGGTCGCCCTGCCGTAACGGTCGGCCACACCACCGGCGGGCCCTCGGCCTGCATTTGCGAGCCCTTCACCGAAACGGTCACCGGGCCACCCGCTCGCCCGCCACACGCAGACGGGGTTGGCCGCCACGCTCAGGTGGTAGCGCGGGTCCGGGTGGCGCCGGCGGTGGCGTCTCGTGACTCCCCAGGCCCGTGCCAGTCGATGCACAGGACGGTGGCGTCGTCGCGAAGTCGTCCGGCGGTGGCGGCAAGGACGTTTTTCGCGAGCTCTCGGACGATCTCGCGGGGATGGCGCTGGGCGTGCTGCTGAAGCGTCGCGGGGATGTCGACGCGGGCGGCGTTCCGTTCGAGAAACCCGTCGGTGACGAGCAGGAGCCGATCACCGGGTTCGAGGCCGATGCGATGGGTGCGGTGCTGGATGTCCAGAACGCCGAGCGCCGGGTCAGAGGGCAGGTCCATCTCTGCCGCTCGCCCCTGGCGGAGCAGGAACGGCGGAGGGTGTCCGGCGTTGACGATCTCGGCCGTGCCGTCCGCGAGCCGTATCCGGAGCAGGAGGCCGGTGACGAACTGGTCGGCGTCGGCCGATTCGAGCAGCTCCCGGTTGGCTGCGCCGGCCTGCTCGGCGGGCGAGGCGATGGAGCGCCGCGTGTTGCGAAGACTGCCGACCGTGAGGGTCGCGAGCATCGCCGCGGTGGTGGAGTGGCCCATCGCGTCGGTGAGGGACGCATAGAGGTACTCGCGGTCGATGGCGTAGTCGAAGGTGTCACCGCCTACATGTGCAGCGGGCTCCAGCCACCCCGCGACGGTGAAGGGACCGCCCTCGATGGTGTACGCGGACGGGAGGAGTCGTCGTTGGATCTCGGCGGCGAGCGAGAACGGCATGTCGCGCTGGGCCCACTCGAACAAGTCCGTGTGGCGTCGGGACGCGATGAGCACGTAGGCGAGCGCATGAGCGGCCGACTCGACGTACTCGAGGACGTCCTCGTCAGGAGCATGCGGCAGCGAGAGCTCGAGTATCCCGATGGCGTCGCCTCGCTCGGTCACGGGCACGAGCAGCTGCCAGCCGTCGGAAAGCTGCCGTACGTCGAGCTCCTGGCTGTGGAGCACCTCCTCGTGGGCCGAGCCCGCGAGGGGGAGCGACTCGGTCCGCTCGTTGCGCCCCTCTCGCGTCTTTCTCGTGTCGGCCACGTGCGCCATCCGGACGACCGCGTCTCCGCTGAAGTTCGTGATGAGGAGACTGACTGCGGTTGCGTCGAGCATCGTCGCCAACTCGCGGGCCAGGACGTCCACGGCGGCGACGGGTGGTGCGGCCTCGACCGCAGCGAGCAGGGTGCGCAGGTCGAGGCGCTGGCGTTCGGCGTCACTCATGTCGTTGGCTCCGTCGCGGCTCGCGATACGAGACGCCGTTCGGCGTCACCAGCTCCGCCGCCGGAAACGATAATCCCCCTTCTGCCTAGTGGGGTTCCCGTTCACAAACCGGCTCCGACGTACGAATGTCAGCTCGGCCACCGGGTTGACGGCCGGGAGCTCACCGAGTCCGCCGACCTCAAGCTCTCCGAGGCGTTGTGGATGGCCGTTCAAGCACTCGACGGTGAAGCCGACGCCGAAGGCCAGGCCCGCCTGCTCCGGGAGTTCGCTCGCCGCCATGCGCCGAGGGTTAATCAACGCGTAGCAGGGCGACGGGCCTGCAGGCTACGAACGGTCCTGCTGCCCCGCGAGGTCGGCAGCGATGTCGCGCAACTTCCGGTTCTCCGCCTGGGACTGCGCCACCAAGACCGCAAATGCTGCGTCCGGACCGCAGTGCATCGTGGACATGATCACGCCCTTGGCCCGCTCGATAACCGAGCGCGACTCCGTCGCCGTGTGCAGTCCCTCGACCTCTTTGACCAACTCGATGATCCGCTGGTCGCGCGCCAGCGCTCGCGCGTCGAGTTCGCCGATGTGCTGCTCTCGTGCCACGGCTTCGGCGTCCAGGCGCCGGATGTGGGCATTGGCCTGTTGTGCGTCGGCCTCGAGCTTCGAGATTTGGGCCTCGTTGTCGGACACCCCGATGGTTTACCCCAGGAATGCGGAGATGCACACGACAGAAATCCGGAGCGACGTCGGCCGGCTTACGAGGCCCGTCGAAGGTCACCCCTCGACGGTCACCTGGTCGCCGCGCGCAACTCGGCCGGGGACTTTGACGTCGGCATAGACGCCGACGCAGGGGTAAAGAACGCCGGTGGCGAAGGTGTCGACGGCGTTGTGCTCGGTGATGGCGCGCAGGACGTCGGGGTCGGCGGGCAGGTCGCCCTGCGGCAGTGTGGTCATGACGCATCGCGGCACGGTGAAGGTGACCGACAGGCGCACCGCTCCGATGGTCAGTTCCCGCCCCTGCCACGCCGTCTCCACAAAGCCCTCTTCGTCGGTCTTCACCACGATGTTCGGGCGGAACCGGCGGGCGTCGATGCGGCTGTCGGGCGCCGACTCCGACAGCCGCCGGAGCGTGCTCGTCGTCACGATGTGTACCGCTCCGAAGTTGAAGAAGTTGCTTCCGGCGCTCATGAATGCCCCGGCGTCGACCAGCTCGTCGCCCTCCTCGACCCTCGACGGGATGTCGAAGTACGGGCCCGCGTCGTTCTTCAGGTCGCGCACCCAGGCCTCGTCGAACGTCGCGCCCGCCGGCGGGACGTCGGCCACCGACACGTCGCGCCCGAAGAAGTCACTCAGCATCCGCGGCAGGCCACGGTCGTCGATCGCCACCCGGGTCCCGTCGGGGAAGGCGACGGTCACCCCGTCGCCTCCCGACGCCGCCGCGAACTCGAAGATGCGGCCCCACCGGCGCGGCCGCTTCACGCTTACGACCTTGCCCGTCTCTTCGTCGACCAACGCGTACGCCCGGTCGCCGACCACGCCCGCGGCCGCCACCTCGACGGCGTCGACCTCCTCCCCGAGCATCGACTTGACCGGGTAGCGCATCAGCGCCGACACCGCCCCCACCACGTCGCTCACGGGCGAGCCTCGAACACCCGGTTGCACGGCGTCTCGGCCTTGGCATGGGCCGCGTGCAACTGCATCGACTCATCGGCCATCGGCTCCACGATAAGGGACGTACTGTCCCGACCGCCCCGGCGACACATAGTTGCGAAGGCGCTGTCACACTCGGGGTCGACCGTGTCTCTCATCTTGTCGACGGCGACGGTCGCCGTCCGACGGAGACGGGAGGAACATGAGCGAGTACGTGCAGGTGTGGAAGGCGAAGGTGGCCGAGGGCGACGTGGAGCAGTTGTTGGCGGTGCGGGCCGAGGCGGTGGCCGAGG contains these protein-coding regions:
- a CDS encoding SigE family RNA polymerase sigma factor gives rise to the protein MAEAEPWSGPFVELYRERHEPMVRLAYLLTGDRAAAEELVQDAFIAVHRSWGRVTQPSAYLRTAVVNACRSWGRRQVLERDRRPASAEHAFLVADEMWDLLQTLPERQRAAIVLRFYEDLPDREIAEILGCREATVRTAVFRGLAALRKEVTP
- a CDS encoding MSMEG_6728 family protein; its protein translation is MPYPDFVASARVLDPRRLGKQRVEALQIIRALTWPTYGWKHHPAVVMWQGCEEALGAYGVAVCEEWVRRGHGDTCEATMAADLGTAGVPVPPRPQAGLAAAGALPEWLGDEALHRSHRSALLRKDPEWYARFFDDVPDDLPYVWPSKR
- a CDS encoding ATP-binding protein, with the translated sequence MVTVTSVDSALASIAMGARAGQLEGDALEFKQPVRDPKETLRLLADAAVCFANARGGDIVLGVDDKASGPDAFVDVPRDLGVDIVRKGIFDRTRPSLTCFVVERQEHGRRLMVISVPPAVGTCSNSAGLATRRMGTECLPFTPDQQREVLASRGLIDWTAEATTVRFDELAALEIERLRQLLRRAGRQDLASLATTQLLTDLRLVAGEDTVNRAGALLLAPPERLAIELPEYGYSYQYRATSGAEASYRLRGRDPMLAAIELLIDAVGRRSYIEPFNLPGGVQLSLSDYPIDAVRELIVNGLIHRSYETHGTVDIEHTGDQLTISSPGGFVAGVSPDNILTYPSTPRNRLLTETVALLQLAERTGQGIDRAYREMLRNGKEPPTFRTEQLLVQATLAGGTGNKSFVRYITELPEALARDVEVLLALSVLRRKRTVDALALAETIQRSPAEAQRVLQRMTEARITEPTRRTAQHPTPTYRLRSEAVAGLARALAYRRRQIDASDDKVLEHIREYGFITNKTVQRMFDIDVYRARNLLADMRARRLIAKIGDARGGPGVRYGFPEET
- a CDS encoding TetR/AcrR family transcriptional regulator, which translates into the protein MKSKTGKPYSSPLRAEQAAATRNRIVDAAVALLQSDDTGFGMQDVAECAGVAVRTVYRAFPTKDDLLAGVLAAIKERFEASVGLPPTTAEELHSVTGPAVRAVYELEPLYRALFATAAGRESHRRSAGERRAFVEAAFADEIAGLSDEQTQRFTALIHLVTSSSGVLFLKDYAGLDRDAAAATVSWAVAALIAAVRDPEMRHRLEPKEAE
- a CDS encoding PEP-utilizing enzyme, with protein sequence MRIEWKAPAGGLWELESTHVRGGQPRVFQELAPTAFRDCFRETAARYGLPVDYVEVRFVNDHCYARMRPIGAPEPKPGKPSKAPPAFVLKVLARVHPELRRRARAARRAIDEQLWNVDRRQWEQHGRARLLDAARALQSEAIEELDDAALVDHLRRAADHLERGIGTHFELLPIHNVPVGRMLLASRGWGIDPGDVFPLFAGTSPASTASAEHLATIARALDQAGVEPHTLDDIRAASLEAAAALDAYLADFGWRVVTQYSPRGLALVELPDVLLRAIAVAAESADPPPAVDVNVVRDRVPAAERDRFDELLGDARACYGVRDDNVALTFMWPSGLVRRALLEAGRRLADRGVLREDAHVFALGQAEIAAALAGDTSLGDEAASRTAHIAAAEADGAPAQLGADEGPPPDPNLFPAAIAELLAAILMEFELEQAFKTERVETAGWTGTGAGVGTAPYTGRACVAASAEEALDRLQPGDVLITAHTTPAFEAIMAVAGALVTDHGGLMSHAALVCREHGIAAVVGVTAATSHIPDGATVTVDPTVGHVSIDSTAPKEATAVRHAAR
- a CDS encoding trypsin-like serine protease encodes the protein MSPRIVIALAVASLALLGPAAPGGAIANGNPDGQEHPNVGALVAEWRSPGVKEVLCSGTLVAPRVFLTAGHCTSYLESLGMSRAWVTFDSAFDSSSVLVGGTLHTDPEYRRSQGDPHDLAVVVLDREVRGVTPAELPEAGAFDGADLRGRTFTAVGYGKHEATKDGAGRPTQAAPLVREQATASLTTSTATWLKMSQNEAQGWGGTCKGDSGGPNFLGSSNLLAATTVTGDTYCKATNVAYRLDTPSARRFLGRFVALP
- a CDS encoding PP2C family protein-serine/threonine phosphatase, with the protein product MSDAERQRLDLRTLLAAVEAAPPVAAVDVLARELATMLDATAVSLLITNFSGDAVVRMAHVADTRKTREGRNERTESLPLAGSAHEEVLHSQELDVRQLSDGWQLLVPVTERGDAIGILELSLPHAPDEDVLEYVESAAHALAYVLIASRRHTDLFEWAQRDMPFSLAAEIQRRLLPSAYTIEGGPFTVAGWLEPAAHVGGDTFDYAIDREYLYASLTDAMGHSTTAAMLATLTVGSLRNTRRSIASPAEQAGAANRELLESADADQFVTGLLLRIRLADGTAEIVNAGHPPPFLLRQGRAAEMDLPSDPALGVLDIQHRTHRIGLEPGDRLLLVTDGFLERNAARVDIPATLQQHAQRHPREIVRELAKNVLAATAGRLRDDATVLCIDWHGPGESRDATAGATRTRATT
- a CDS encoding ANTAR domain-containing protein: MSDNEAQISKLEADAQQANAHIRRLDAEAVAREQHIGELDARALARDQRIIELVKEVEGLHTATESRSVIERAKGVIMSTMHCGPDAAFAVLVAQSQAENRKLRDIAADLAGQQDRS
- a CDS encoding MOSC N-terminal beta barrel domain-containing protein; this translates as MSDVVGAVSALMRYPVKSMLGEEVDAVEVAAAGVVGDRAYALVDEETGKVVSVKRPRRWGRIFEFAAASGGDGVTVAFPDGTRVAIDDRGLPRMLSDFFGRDVSVADVPPAGATFDEAWVRDLKNDAGPYFDIPSRVEEGDELVDAGAFMSAGSNFFNFGAVHIVTTSTLRRLSESAPDSRIDARRFRPNIVVKTDEEGFVETAWQGRELTIGAVRLSVTFTVPRCVMTTLPQGDLPADPDVLRAITEHNAVDTFATGVLYPCVGVYADVKVPGRVARGDQVTVEG